One window of the Rhipicephalus sanguineus isolate Rsan-2018 chromosome 4, BIME_Rsan_1.4, whole genome shotgun sequence genome contains the following:
- the LOC119390777 gene encoding uncharacterized protein LOC119390777, with amino-acid sequence MEALRCHSALRWCCISSYQKASTSEDNVGDVPCSPFIIAKGENFLTAGVFTICIDTHAVIESTTQCQAFKLMFFTHFAFTNEFRKEVSLNLEFTQRAAAAVNPDRGSKVEKSRNQRRLTPQMTNLIKALRDYEC; translated from the exons ATGGAAGCCCTAAGGTGTCATAGTGCCCTgaggtggtgctgcatctcgagctaccagaag gcaagtacaagtgaagataatgtcggagacgtgccgtgctcccctttcatcattgcCAAAG gagagaactttctgactgccggggtatttaccatctgtattgatacccatgctgtgatTGAATCCACCACACagtgccaggcattcaagttgatgttctttacacacttcgcctttactaaTGAATtccgcaaggaggtcagcctaaacctggagttcacacaaag ggcagccgcagcagtcaaccctgacagagggagcaaggtcgagaagtcaaggaatcagcgccgcctcacaccacaaatgaccaacttaatcaaagctctgcgagactatgaatgctaa
- the LOC119390776 gene encoding glutathione S-transferase D1, with amino-acid sequence MAVELYNAPGSPPCTFVRVVAKKLGVELKLHNFNLMAKEHLNPEFIKLNPEHTVPTINDNGFVLWESRAIGTYLVDKYAPDSTLYPKDLQKRATVNRLLFFESGTVLSAQMAYFRPKWFRGQEPTPDLKEAYDKALGTAVTLLGDKKFLCGDNVTLADIGLACTLGVVIEGAEYEGLEKFPQLKEYYQRFKKALPEYEQVAADALKLIRDMVARAKSGQNPHGPPK; translated from the exons ATGGCCGTGGAACTGTACAACGCTCCGGGAAGCCCGCCCTGCACGTTTGTCAGGGTCGTGGCCAAGAAACTGGGCGTGGAGCTCAAGTTGCACAACTTTAACCTGATGGCCAAGGAACACCTGAACCCCGAATTCATCAAG tTGAACCCGGAACACACCGTCCCCACAATCAACGACAATGGTTTTGTTCTGTGGGAGAG CCGGGCCATTGGCACGTACCTGGTGGACAAGTATGCTCCGGACTCCACGCTGTACCCGAAGGACTTGCAGAAGCGAGCCACCGTGAACAGGCTGCTCTTCTTCGAGTCTGGCACAGTGTTGTCGGCACAGATGGCCTACTTC CGGCCGAAGTGGTTCAGGGGTCAGGAACCGACCCCAGACCTGAAGGAGGCGTACGATAAGGCCCTGGGCACCGCCGTCACGCTGCTGGGAGACAAGAAGTTCCTGTGCGGCGACAACGTGACCCTGGCGGACATCGGCCTCGCATGCACGTTGGGAGTAGTCATTGAG GGCGCCGAGTACGAAGGCCTCGAGAAGTTCCCCCAGTTGAAGGAGTACTACCAGCGCTTCAAGAAGGCCCTCCCCGAGTACGAACAGGTTGCTGCCGATGCCCTGAAGCTCATCCGCGACATGGTGGCTCGCGCTAAGAGTGGACAGAACCCCCACGGTCCACCGAAATAA